A section of the Metabacillus endolithicus genome encodes:
- the tdh gene encoding L-threonine 3-dehydrogenase → MNGKMKALVKHHKGYGAQLEMVAIPQISENEVLIKVKATSICGTDVHIYKWDEWSASRVNPPYIFGHEFSGEVVEIGERVTNVKVGDSVSAETHLVCGKCPQCLTGKAHICKDTKIIGVDTGGCFAEFVALPSTNLWKNPKDMPYDIASIQEPMGNAVHTVLAGDVIGKAVAVIGCGPIGIMAVGIAKAAGAAQVIAVDINEYRLQLAKQLGATTIVNSKCQDPLRVVNDLTDGHGVEVVCEMSGHPVAINQGFKMVTNGGRVSILSLPTKPVEFDVTNDIVFKGITIQGITGRKMFETWKQVSALIHSGQVNVKPLITHRFPLEQYEKGFDLMMDGNCGKVVLHP, encoded by the coding sequence AATGGTTGCCATTCCACAAATTTCAGAAAATGAAGTATTAATTAAAGTAAAAGCAACATCAATTTGTGGGACTGATGTTCATATTTATAAATGGGATGAGTGGTCAGCAAGTAGAGTAAATCCACCTTATATTTTTGGTCATGAGTTTTCTGGAGAAGTTGTTGAGATTGGAGAAAGGGTGACAAATGTTAAAGTGGGTGATTCTGTTTCCGCGGAAACACATTTAGTTTGTGGAAAATGTCCGCAGTGTTTAACGGGTAAAGCACATATTTGTAAAGATACTAAAATCATTGGTGTTGATACTGGAGGGTGTTTTGCAGAGTTTGTTGCCTTGCCTTCAACAAATTTATGGAAAAATCCTAAAGATATGCCATATGATATTGCCTCTATTCAGGAACCAATGGGTAATGCTGTTCACACTGTATTAGCAGGCGATGTGATTGGTAAAGCGGTTGCTGTTATCGGGTGTGGCCCAATTGGAATTATGGCTGTAGGAATAGCAAAAGCTGCTGGTGCTGCTCAGGTGATTGCAGTAGATATAAATGAATATCGATTACAGCTAGCAAAACAACTCGGTGCAACGACAATTGTGAATTCGAAATGCCAAGATCCTTTACGAGTTGTTAATGATTTAACTGACGGTCATGGAGTAGAGGTTGTATGTGAAATGTCAGGTCATCCTGTTGCAATTAACCAAGGGTTTAAAATGGTAACAAATGGAGGGCGTGTGTCGATTCTAAGTTTACCTACTAAACCTGTTGAATTTGATGTAACAAACGATATAGTATTTAAGGGGATTACAATTCAAGGGATAACAGGTAGAAAAATGTTTGAAACATGGAAGCAAGTTTCTGCCTTAATTCATTCAGGTCAGGTCAATGTAAAACCACTTATTACACATAGATTTCCATTAGAGCAATATGAAAAAGGTTTTGATTTAATGATGGATGGTAATTGTGGAAAGGTTGTTTTACATCCATAA
- a CDS encoding glycine C-acetyltransferase: MNSFEFLQSELEEMKKEGTFRQLTPLESDQSARVVINGKKVIQLSSNNYLGLTSHPRLRTAALKAVENYGAGTGSVRTIAGTFTMHKDLEEKLAQFKHTESSLVFQSGFTTNQGVLSSILTSEDVVISDELNHASIIDGIRLTKAARKVYKHVDMFDLERALKESENYRVRVIVTDGVFSMDGNIAPLPGIVELAEKYDALVMVDDAHASGVLGENGRGTVNHFGLDGRVHIQVGTLSKAIGVLGGYVAGPRTLIDYLIHKGRPFLFSTSHPPAVTAACIEAIKVLVDEPQLINRLWENTRFFKDGLAKLGFNTGNSETPITPIIVGDEALAHSFSDKLLEYGVFAQGIAFPTVAKGHARVRTIVTAEHSIEDLEEALNVFEKAGKELKII; encoded by the coding sequence ATGAACAGTTTTGAGTTTTTACAATCAGAGTTAGAAGAAATGAAGAAGGAAGGAACATTTCGACAATTAACCCCCTTAGAATCTGACCAGTCAGCAAGAGTTGTTATTAATGGTAAAAAAGTTATCCAATTATCTTCTAATAATTATTTAGGTTTAACTTCGCATCCTCGCTTACGAACTGCGGCACTTAAAGCTGTAGAAAACTATGGTGCAGGAACAGGGTCAGTACGAACGATTGCTGGTACTTTTACTATGCATAAAGATTTAGAGGAAAAACTTGCTCAGTTTAAACATACTGAATCATCATTAGTATTTCAATCCGGATTTACTACAAACCAAGGGGTACTTTCCTCTATTTTAACTAGCGAGGATGTTGTAATATCAGATGAATTAAATCATGCATCCATAATTGATGGTATTCGGTTAACAAAGGCAGCTAGAAAGGTTTATAAACACGTAGACATGTTTGATCTTGAAAGAGCACTAAAAGAATCAGAGAATTATAGAGTCCGTGTTATTGTGACGGATGGCGTATTCTCTATGGATGGTAATATTGCCCCTTTACCTGGCATTGTAGAATTAGCCGAAAAATACGATGCATTGGTAATGGTTGATGATGCACATGCTTCAGGCGTATTAGGAGAAAATGGGCGAGGTACGGTTAACCATTTTGGCTTAGATGGTCGTGTTCATATACAAGTAGGAACGTTAAGTAAAGCAATAGGTGTTTTGGGAGGATATGTAGCTGGACCAAGAACACTTATTGATTATTTAATTCATAAAGGCAGACCATTTTTATTTAGTACATCTCACCCACCGGCAGTTACAGCCGCTTGTATAGAAGCAATAAAGGTTTTAGTAGATGAACCACAACTAATTAATAGACTATGGGAAAATACAAGGTTTTTTAAAGATGGTTTGGCGAAACTTGGATTTAACACTGGGAATAGTGAAACTCCTATAACTCCGATCATTGTTGGAGATGAAGCATTAGCACACAGCTTTTCTGACAAATTGCTGGAGTATGGGGTGTTTGCGCAAGGGATTGCTTTTCCTACTGTGGCTAAAGGTCACGCGCGCGTTCGGACAATTGTTACAGCAGAGCATTCAATAGAGGATCTTGAAGAGGCTCTTAATGTGTTTGAAAAAGCAGGAAAAGAATTGAAGATTATCTAA
- a CDS encoding DNA topoisomerase III: MKIIIAEKPDQASTLCAQFQRVKRDGYFEVKPNELFPEGAFFTWFIGHLTQLSNPEAYKPEWKKWSISMLPIIPERFQYEVTKSKSKQFYIIKQLLNNPNVTEIIHAGDAGREGELIIRNIIHLSGVKKPIKRLWISSLTPAAIQTGFRQLLDDEKTKNLFYEAYSRACADWLVGMNASRIYSLLLKERGMNDVFSAGRVQTPTLALIVKREKEIDSFNPEPFWEVIATFNINGKKYKGKWHKDQQTRVMDKELANKIAAFCTGKPAEIKDLITERKEYQPPMLFNLSSLQATANKAFKFSPKKTLDIVQSLYQKGIVSYPRSDSTYVTEGEAEQFPEILQKLRGFDQYKELFPLPVSTIVKNPRYVNEKKVTDHYAIIPTEQVRDPKKLSSDEEKIYDMIVRRLIAAHYEKAIFDYSTLITLVDGRAEFITKGKQQIQEGWRKVIYQNDKDKDELLPNLKKGDSGHVDKVETKEGKTQPPKRYTEGQLITLMKTAGKYLDNDELEKVLSKVEGLGTEATRAGIITMLKDRKYIDIKRNQVFATDKAKVLIEAVGDHILASPEMTAKWEQRLSEIGEGQASPSVFMEQTKKLSTKIVSDAIDISTSWRFEGLKVESIQRTSSKYSLGKKIGKCKFCDGNVVDKGEFYGCSNYKTNQCRFTISKKILGKKISQTNAQRLLSEGQSNVIKGFKKGDKTFDARLEWKDNKVQFLFEDNNVKK; the protein is encoded by the coding sequence ATGAAAATAATTATAGCTGAAAAACCTGACCAGGCTTCCACCCTATGTGCACAATTTCAAAGAGTAAAGCGGGACGGTTATTTTGAGGTGAAACCTAATGAACTGTTTCCAGAAGGTGCTTTTTTCACGTGGTTTATAGGTCACCTAACGCAATTAAGTAATCCAGAAGCTTATAAACCAGAATGGAAAAAATGGTCTATTTCAATGCTGCCTATAATTCCAGAAAGGTTTCAATACGAAGTAACGAAATCAAAATCAAAACAGTTTTATATTATTAAACAGCTATTAAACAATCCAAACGTAACAGAAATTATTCATGCGGGTGATGCTGGACGTGAAGGGGAGTTAATTATCAGGAATATTATCCATTTATCAGGTGTGAAAAAGCCCATAAAAAGATTATGGATTTCCTCATTAACACCAGCCGCTATACAAACGGGATTTCGACAGTTATTAGACGATGAAAAAACAAAAAATCTCTTTTATGAGGCTTATTCGCGTGCCTGTGCAGATTGGCTCGTTGGAATGAATGCCTCTAGAATCTATTCTTTATTGCTAAAAGAACGTGGTATGAATGATGTATTTTCAGCGGGGAGAGTTCAGACTCCTACACTTGCACTGATTGTTAAAAGAGAAAAGGAAATTGATTCTTTTAATCCTGAACCATTTTGGGAGGTTATTGCAACATTTAACATTAACGGCAAGAAATATAAAGGGAAATGGCATAAAGATCAGCAAACACGTGTGATGGATAAGGAACTAGCAAATAAAATAGCGGCGTTTTGCACAGGAAAACCTGCTGAAATTAAAGATTTGATAACTGAAAGAAAAGAATATCAACCACCTATGCTTTTTAATTTGTCCTCTCTACAGGCAACAGCAAACAAAGCATTTAAGTTTTCACCTAAGAAAACATTAGATATTGTTCAATCACTCTATCAAAAGGGAATCGTTTCTTATCCACGAAGTGATTCAACGTATGTAACAGAGGGAGAGGCGGAACAATTTCCAGAGATTCTACAGAAGCTAAGAGGATTTGATCAATATAAAGAACTCTTTCCTTTGCCAGTTTCAACAATAGTAAAAAACCCTCGTTATGTGAACGAAAAAAAGGTAACTGATCACTACGCAATTATCCCAACTGAGCAAGTTAGGGACCCTAAAAAGCTTTCTTCTGATGAAGAAAAAATTTATGACATGATTGTGAGAAGACTAATAGCTGCCCATTATGAAAAGGCAATTTTTGATTATTCCACGTTAATAACCCTTGTTGATGGACGTGCAGAATTTATAACAAAAGGGAAGCAGCAAATTCAAGAAGGCTGGCGTAAAGTCATCTATCAAAATGACAAAGATAAGGATGAGCTTTTACCCAATCTCAAAAAGGGAGACTCCGGACATGTTGATAAGGTGGAAACAAAGGAAGGAAAAACCCAGCCACCAAAACGATATACAGAAGGACAATTAATTACCTTAATGAAAACTGCTGGTAAATATCTAGATAATGATGAACTTGAAAAAGTACTAAGTAAGGTAGAAGGCTTAGGAACTGAAGCAACAAGAGCAGGAATTATCACAATGCTAAAAGATCGTAAATATATCGATATAAAAAGAAATCAAGTATTTGCAACAGATAAAGCAAAAGTTCTTATTGAAGCAGTAGGAGATCATATTTTGGCTTCACCTGAAATGACAGCAAAATGGGAACAACGCTTATCAGAAATTGGAGAAGGTCAAGCATCTCCATCCGTTTTTATGGAGCAGACAAAAAAATTGTCAACTAAAATAGTATCGGATGCTATAGACATCTCTACAAGTTGGCGTTTTGAAGGTTTGAAAGTAGAATCAATTCAGAGAACATCTTCGAAATATTCTTTAGGAAAGAAAATAGGAAAATGTAAGTTCTGTGATGGAAATGTAGTTGACAAAGGAGAGTTCTACGGTTGTTCAAACTATAAAACAAATCAATGCAGATTTACAATTTCGAAAAAAATACTTGGTAAAAAAATCTCACAAACAAATGCTCAAAGATTGTTAAGTGAAGGTCAGTCCAATGTTATTAAAGGATTTAAAAAGGGTGATAAAACCTTTGATGCAAGGCTTGAATGGAAGGATAACAAAGTACAATTCCTTTTTGAAGATAATAATGTAAAAAAATAG
- the miaB gene encoding tRNA (N6-isopentenyl adenosine(37)-C2)-methylthiotransferase MiaB: MNEQQRKESTQVNPSDKKSEKDYSQYFQAVYMPPSLKDAKKRGKEDVKYDGFSIPEEFKGMGQGRKFYIRTYGCQMNEHDTEVMAGIFMALGYEPTDGVEDANVILLNTCAIRENAENKVFGELGHLKTLKKERPDLLLGVCGCMSQEESVVNRILKVHPFVDMIFGTHNIHRLPQILNEAYLSKEMVVEVWSKEGDVIENLPKVRKGNIKAWVNIMYGCDKFCTYCIVPYTRGKERSRRPEEIIQEVRHLAAQGYKEITLLGQNVNAYGKDFEDIEYGLGDLMDEIHKIDIPRIRFTTSHPRDFDDHLIEVLAKGGNLLDHIHLPVQSGSSEILKIMARKYSRESYLELVRKIKEAMPNASLTTDIIVGFPNETEEQFEETLSLYREVEFDSAYTFIYSPREGTPAAKMQDNVPMEVKKERLQRLNAVVNETSAKKLKEYEGQIVNVLVEGESKNNPEVLAGYTEKSKLVNFRAPKSAIGKIVKVKIIKAKTWTLDGEMVEEAVEVK; encoded by the coding sequence ATGAATGAACAACAGCGCAAGGAAAGTACTCAAGTAAACCCATCGGACAAAAAATCCGAAAAGGACTACAGCCAGTATTTCCAAGCCGTATATATGCCGCCTTCTCTAAAAGATGCGAAGAAGCGTGGAAAAGAAGATGTAAAATATGATGGATTTTCGATTCCAGAAGAATTTAAAGGAATGGGACAAGGCCGTAAGTTTTATATTCGCACATATGGGTGTCAGATGAATGAACATGACACAGAGGTAATGGCAGGGATTTTCATGGCATTGGGCTATGAGCCAACAGACGGTGTTGAAGATGCAAACGTGATTCTTCTAAACACATGTGCTATTCGTGAAAATGCAGAAAACAAAGTGTTTGGTGAATTAGGACACTTAAAAACATTAAAAAAAGAAAGACCAGATCTTTTATTAGGTGTTTGCGGCTGTATGTCACAAGAGGAATCGGTTGTGAATCGTATTCTTAAGGTACATCCTTTTGTTGATATGATTTTTGGCACACATAACATCCATCGTTTACCACAAATTTTGAATGAAGCTTATCTTTCAAAAGAAATGGTTGTTGAAGTATGGTCAAAAGAGGGAGATGTTATTGAAAATCTTCCAAAAGTTCGTAAAGGAAACATTAAGGCGTGGGTTAATATTATGTATGGTTGTGACAAGTTCTGTACGTATTGTATTGTTCCTTATACACGTGGTAAAGAACGCAGCCGTCGTCCTGAAGAAATTATCCAGGAAGTACGCCATTTAGCTGCACAAGGCTATAAAGAAATTACACTTCTTGGTCAAAATGTTAATGCGTACGGTAAGGATTTTGAGGATATCGAATATGGATTAGGCGATTTAATGGATGAAATTCATAAGATTGACATTCCTCGTATTCGCTTTACTACAAGTCACCCTCGTGACTTTGATGATCATTTAATTGAAGTGTTAGCTAAAGGTGGTAACCTTCTGGATCATATTCATTTACCGGTTCAATCAGGTAGCTCTGAAATATTAAAAATTATGGCTCGTAAATATTCACGTGAGAGCTATTTAGAGCTAGTTCGTAAAATTAAAGAAGCAATGCCTAACGCTTCTTTAACAACAGATATTATTGTTGGTTTCCCAAATGAAACGGAAGAACAATTCGAAGAAACACTTTCCCTTTACCGTGAGGTTGAATTTGATAGTGCTTATACGTTCATCTATTCCCCACGTGAAGGTACACCTGCAGCTAAAATGCAGGATAATGTACCAATGGAGGTTAAGAAAGAACGTCTCCAACGTTTAAACGCAGTTGTAAATGAAACTTCTGCTAAGAAATTAAAGGAATATGAAGGTCAGATTGTGAATGTTCTTGTTGAAGGTGAGAGTAAAAACAATCCAGAGGTTCTTGCAGGCTACACAGAAAAAAGTAAGCTTGTGAACTTTAGAGCACCAAAATCGGCAATTGGTAAAATTGTTAAAGTTAAGATTATAAAAGCTAAAACATGGACGCTAGATGGAGAAATGGTAGAAGAAGCGGTTGAGGTGAAATAA
- a CDS encoding RicAFT regulatory complex protein RicA family protein: protein MTKVYTKDDIVVKARELAQMISESKEVDFFKRAEAQLNENQKVREMIASIKSLQKQAVNFQHYGKHEALKQVEEKIDKIQGELDEIPIIQEFKDSQIEVNDLLQLVSHTISNKVTNEIITSTGGDLLAGETGSKVRSSKGGSSCS from the coding sequence ATGACAAAAGTATATACAAAAGACGATATCGTAGTAAAAGCTCGAGAACTTGCACAAATGATTTCAGAATCAAAAGAAGTTGATTTCTTTAAACGAGCGGAAGCTCAGCTAAATGAAAATCAAAAAGTTCGTGAGATGATCGCAAGTATTAAAAGCTTACAAAAACAAGCAGTTAATTTTCAACACTATGGTAAACATGAAGCATTAAAGCAAGTAGAAGAGAAAATTGACAAAATTCAAGGTGAACTTGATGAAATTCCAATTATCCAGGAATTTAAAGATTCACAAATTGAAGTAAACGACTTACTTCAACTAGTTTCTCATACAATTTCTAATAAAGTAACAAATGAAATCATTACTTCAACTGGTGGTGACCTTTTAGCAGGTGAAACTGGTTCGAAAGTAAGAAGCTCTAAAGGCGGCAGCAGCTGTTCATAA
- a CDS encoding cation:proton antiporter, with product MHLFNEIFIQILILLAISIAVIAIAKLVKQPYSIALVLVGLILGLTDIPIIEEAEQFITQSNVFQAIIISLFLPILLGDATLKLEFSLINNQRKPILALAFAGTLLSFLLIGLGSYYIIGLPLVVAFTFAALMSATDPISVLSIFKTLGVPKNLAITIEGESLVNDGIAVVLFQISTIYLISYIEMGITGIGAGILLFLKFSVGGLIVGLLLGFIFSQFLRPFDDYPLEVAFSILLFFGCYFIAEHFHVSGVIAVVVGGLVFGSYGSKIGMSEQTKTNINTFWDSITQIANSLIFLMIGLEIRNIDFSQKWGMILLAIIIVIVGRAIAVYTSTAFRSGLSSKEKHIINWGGLKGSLSIALALSLSPDFEGKETVLLLTFSVVLFSLLIQGLSIKPLIVKLGVISSQRKDT from the coding sequence ATGCACTTATTCAATGAAATTTTTATCCAAATTCTTATATTACTTGCAATATCAATTGCCGTAATAGCTATTGCGAAGCTTGTAAAGCAGCCATATTCAATTGCTCTAGTGCTTGTTGGACTTATCTTAGGTCTAACAGATATTCCAATTATCGAAGAAGCTGAGCAGTTTATTACACAATCAAATGTGTTTCAAGCGATAATTATTTCATTGTTTTTACCTATCTTATTAGGAGATGCAACGTTAAAGCTAGAGTTTTCTTTAATAAATAACCAACGAAAACCAATCCTTGCTCTTGCATTTGCAGGGACATTATTATCGTTTTTATTAATTGGTTTAGGTTCATACTACATAATCGGTTTACCTTTAGTTGTAGCATTTACATTCGCTGCATTAATGAGTGCTACTGATCCGATAAGTGTGTTGTCCATTTTTAAGACTCTCGGTGTACCAAAGAACCTTGCAATTACGATCGAAGGTGAATCCTTAGTAAATGACGGAATTGCAGTTGTTCTATTTCAGATTTCAACCATCTATTTAATATCCTATATAGAAATGGGCATTACAGGCATTGGTGCAGGTATCCTATTATTCCTTAAATTTAGTGTTGGAGGATTAATTGTCGGCTTATTATTAGGCTTTATATTCAGCCAATTTTTAAGGCCTTTTGATGATTATCCGTTAGAAGTGGCGTTTTCAATTTTATTATTCTTTGGTTGTTATTTTATTGCAGAGCATTTTCATGTTTCTGGAGTTATTGCCGTTGTTGTAGGAGGATTGGTTTTTGGAAGCTATGGATCAAAAATTGGGATGTCAGAACAGACGAAAACAAATATTAACACATTTTGGGACAGCATCACCCAGATTGCAAACTCACTTATTTTTCTAATGATCGGCCTTGAAATAAGAAATATTGATTTTAGCCAGAAATGGGGAATGATACTCTTAGCTATCATAATTGTCATTGTGGGCAGAGCAATAGCTGTTTATACTAGTACAGCTTTTAGATCGGGCTTATCAAGCAAAGAAAAACATATAATTAATTGGGGTGGATTAAAAGGAAGTCTATCAATAGCATTAGCTTTAAGTCTTTCACCAGATTTCGAGGGCAAAGAAACAGTACTATTATTAACCTTTAGTGTTGTGCTTTTTTCTTTACTTATTCAAGGGCTATCCATCAAACCTCTTATTGTTAAACTTGGAGTGATTTCATCGCAAAGGAAAGACACATAA
- a CDS encoding outer spore coat protein CotE: MSEYREIITKAVVAKGRKFSQCTHTISPSQKPASILGGWIINHNYDAHKKGKTVEVEGTYDINVWYSYNENTKTEVVTERVDYVDVIKLRYKDDNFIDDEHEVICKALQQPNCLEVTISPNGNKIIVQAEREHLAEVIGETKVCVHVNPEGCDDDDCWEEELEDEFEDLNPEFLVGDVEE; the protein is encoded by the coding sequence ATGTCTGAATACAGAGAGATTATTACAAAAGCAGTTGTTGCAAAAGGACGTAAATTTTCACAATGTACACATACGATTTCACCATCGCAAAAACCTGCGAGCATTTTAGGTGGTTGGATTATTAACCATAACTATGATGCGCATAAGAAAGGTAAAACAGTTGAAGTTGAAGGTACTTATGATATTAATGTTTGGTATTCTTACAACGAAAACACAAAAACTGAAGTTGTTACAGAACGTGTAGATTATGTAGATGTGATTAAGCTTAGATATAAAGATGATAACTTTATTGATGATGAACATGAAGTAATTTGTAAGGCACTTCAACAACCAAACTGTTTAGAAGTAACAATTTCACCAAACGGAAATAAAATTATTGTTCAAGCGGAACGCGAACATCTTGCAGAGGTTATTGGTGAAACTAAAGTTTGTGTACACGTTAATCCAGAAGGCTGCGATGATGATGATTGTTGGGAAGAAGAATTAGAAGATGAGTTTGAAGACTTGAATCCTGAGTTTTTAGTTGGAGATGTAGAAGAGTAA